One part of the Glycine soja cultivar W05 chromosome 11, ASM419377v2, whole genome shotgun sequence genome encodes these proteins:
- the LOC114377166 gene encoding carbamoyl-phosphate synthase large chain, chloroplastic-like: protein MPMAYCISHFPKLPLLPSFPQSQIPFRSPKTLRSQNDAVPPTTLRGCPPPTARLYPARVRCSTVAVAEPTTAPQLGKRTDIKKILILGAGPIVIGQACEFDYSGTQACKALREEGYEVVLINSNPATIMTDPETADRTYITPMTPELVERVLESERPDALLPTMGGQTALNLAVALAESGALEKYGVELIGAKLDAIKKAEDRELFKQAMQNIGIKTPPSGIGTTLDECLSIANDIGEYPLIVRPAFTLGGTGGGIAYNREDLLEICKAGIAASLTNQVLIEKSLLGWKEYELEVMRDLADNVVIICSIENIDPMGVHTGDSITVAPAQTLTDKEYQRLRDYSIAIIREIGVECGGSNVQFAVNPENGEVMVIEMNPRVSRSSALASKATGFPIAKMAAKLSVGYSLDQIPNDITKKTPASFEPSIDYVVTKIPRFAFEKFPGSQPILTTQMKSVGESMAVGRNFQESFQKAVRSLECGYSGWGCSQVKEMNYDLEQLKYSLRVPNPERIHAIYAAMKRGMHIDEIFELSYIDKWFLTQLKELVDVESFLLSHNLSDLTNIDFYEVKKRGFSDKQIAFATKSTEKEVRNKRLSLGVTPAYKRVDTCAAEFEANTPYMYSSYDFECESAPTTRKKVLILGGGPNRIGQGIEFDYCCCHASFALQDAGYETIMVNSNPETVSTDYDTSDRLYFEPLTVEDVLNIIDLERPDGIIVQFGGQTPLKLSLPLQQYLDEHKPACASGVGHVRIWGTSPDSIDIAEDRERFNVMLHELKIEHPKGGIARSETDALAIAADIGYPVVVRPSYVLGGRAMEIVYTDDKLVTYLENAVEVDPERPVLIDKYLSDACEIDVDALADSQGNVVIGGIMEHIEQAGIHSGDSACSIPTRTVPSSCLETIRSWTENLAKQLNVCGLMNCQYAITPSGDVFLLEANPRASRTVPFVSKAIGHPLAKYASLVMSGKTLCDLQFTKEVIPKYVSVKEAVLPFSKFPGCDVFLSPEMRSTGEVMGIDPSYNIAFAKAQIAAGQKLPLSGTVFLSLNDLTKPHLQKIAKAFVENGFKIVATSGTAHVLNLAKIPAEPVLKLHEGRPHAGDMIANGDIQLMVVTSSDDALDRIDGLALRRMALDYKVPIVTTVNGALATAEAINSLKANSIKMIALQDFIDGEFKE, encoded by the exons ATGCCAATGGCCTATTGCATCTCCCACTTTCCCAAACTCCcacttcttccttctttccctcAGTCCCAAATTCCGTTCCGTTCCCCTAAAACCCTCCGTTCACAAAACGACGCCGTTCCCCCCACCACCCTCCGCGGATGTCCTCCTCCCACCGCGCGCCTCTACCCCGCGCGTGTGCGATGCTCCACCGTCGCCGTCGCGGAACCCACCACCGCCCCCCAACTCGGCAAGCGGACGGACATAAAGAAGATTCTAATCCTCGGCGCCGGCCCCATCGTCATCGGGCAAGCGTGCGAGTTCGACTACTCCGGCACCCAAGCGTGCAAGGCCCTCCGCGAAGAAGGGTACGAGGTTGTCCTCATCAACTCCAACCCCGCCACCATCATGACCGATCCTGAAACTGCCGACCGCACCTACATCACCCCCATGACGCCGGAGCTCGTCGAGCGCGTCCTCGAATCGGAGCGTCCCGACGCACTCCTCCCCACCATGGGCGGCCAGACCGCCCTCAACCTCGCCGTCGCCCTCGCCGAGAGCGGCGCCTTGGAAAAATACGGCGTGGAACTCATCGGAGCCAAGCTCGACGCAATCAAGAAGGCTGAGGACAGGGAACTCTTCAAACAGGCCATGCAGAATATTGGGATTAAAACCCCTCCCTCCGGTATTGGCACCACGCTCGACGAGTGCCTCAGCATTGCCAATGATATCGGCGAATATCCATTAATTGTGCGGCCGGCGTTTACCCTCGGCGGCACCGGCGGCGGAATTGCGTATAACAGGGAAGATTTGTTGGAAATTTGCAAGGCTGGGATTGCTGCTAGTTTGACTAATCAGGTTTTGATTGAGAAGTCTCTGTTGGGGTGGAAGGAGTACGAGCTTGAGGTAATGAGGGATTTGGCTGACAATGTTGTTATCATTTGTTCCATTGAGAATATTGATCCCATGGGGGTGCATACCGGGGATTCAATTACCGTTGCACCAGCGCAGACTCTGACGGATAAGGAGTACCAGAGGCTGAGGGATTATTCAATTGCTATAATTAGGGAGATTGGTGTGGAGTGTGGAGGGTCTAATGTGCAGTTTGCGGTTAATCCCGAGAATGGTGAGGTCATGGTCATTGAGATGAACCCCAGAGTTTCCAGGTCTTCGGCTCTGGCGTCTAAGGCTACCGGGTTTCCAATTGCAAAGATGGCGGCGAAGTTGTCTGTGGGGTATTCTTTGGATCAAATACCAAACGATATAACGAAGAAGACACCGGCTAGTTTTGAGCCCTCTATTGATTATGTGGTTACTAAG ATTCCACGGTTTGCTTTTGAGAAGTTTCCTGGTTCTCAGCCAATATTGACGACACAGATGAAATCTGTTGGTGAGTCAATGGCTGTAGGGCGAAACTTCCAAGAGTCGTTTCAAAAAGCTGTTCGCTCTCTAGAGTGTGGATACTCTGGATGGGGGTGTTCACAAGTGAAGGAGATGAACTATGACTTGGAGCAATTGAAGTATAGCCTCCGAGTTCCTAACCCCGAGCGCATTCATGCCATCTATGCTGCAATGAAAAGAGGGATGCATATTGATGAAATCTTTGAGCTGAGTTACATTGACAAATGGTTTCTCACGCAGCTCAAGGAGCTGGTTGATGTGGAAAGTTTCTTGCTGTCTCACAATTTGTCTGATTTGACAAATATTGATTTCTATGAGGTGAAGAAAAGAGGGTTTAGTGATAAACAGATAGCATTTGCAACCAAATCCACTGAGAAAGAAGTACGCAATAAGCGGTTGTCTCTGGGTGTTACTCCAGCATATAAGCGAGTTGATACCTGTGCAGCGGAATTTGAAGCTAATACTCCTTATATGTATTCTTCTTATGATTTTGAGTGTGAATCAGCTCCCACTACCAGAAAGAAGGTCTTGATTTTGGGTGGAGGACCAAATAGAATTGGTCAAGGGATTGAGTTTGACTACTGTTGTTGTCATGCATCCTTTGCTCTTCag GATGCAGGATATGAGACAATCATGGTGAACTCAAACCCCGAGACAGTCTCCACAGATTATGACACTAGTGATCGCCTATACTTTGAACCCTTGACTGTTGAAGATGTTTTGAACATTATTGATTTGGAAAGGCCTGATGGTATCATTGTACAATTTGGAGGTCAAACACCATTGAAGTTATCTCTCCCCTTACAACAATACCTTGATGAACACAAGCCAGCATGTGCTAGTGGGGTTGGTCATGTACGCATTTGGGGAACATCTCCTGATTCCATAGATATTGCTGAGGACAGAGAGAGGTTCAATGTGATGCTTCATGAACTAAAGATTGAACACCCAAAAGGAGGAATTGCTAGGAGTGAAACTGATGCACTTGCCATTGCAGCAGATATTGGATACCCAGTTGTTGTTCGTCCTTCTTATGTTTTGGGTGGTCGAGCAATGGAGATTGTGTATACTGATGATAAGCTGGTCACTTACCTTGAAAATGCTGTTGAGGTGGATCCAGAACGCCCTGTATTAATTGACAAGTATTTATCTGATGCCTGTGAGATTGATGTTGATGCACTGGCTGACTCACAAGGTAATGTAGTCATTGGTGGGATAATGGAGCACATTGAACAGGCTGGGATACATTCTGGTGACTCTGCCTGCTCTATTCCCACCAGAACTGTTCCTTCTTCTTGCTTGGAGACAATCAGGTCGTGGACAGAAAACTTGGCTAAACAGTTGAATGTTTGTGGGCTCATGAATTGCCAGTATGCAATAACTCCGTCAGGGGATGTATTTTTGCTAGAGGCCAACCCTCGAGCTTCTCGTACAGTTCCATTTGTATCCAAAGCAATTGGCCATCCCTTGGCTAAATATGCTTCCCTTGTCATGTCTGGAAAGACCCTCTGTGATTTACAGTTTACAAAAGAAGTTATCCCTAAATATGTGTCTGTAAAGGAAGCAGTTCTTCCATTTTCAAAGTTTCCAGGCTGCGATGTGTTTTTAAGTCCTGAGATGCGAAGCACTggtgaggtcatgggtattgaTCCTTCATATAATATTGCATTTGCTAAGGCTCAAATTGCTGCTGGCCAGAAGTTACCACTTTCTGGTACTGTGTTCCTTAGCTTGAACGACTTAACAAAGCCACATCTTCAGAAGATAGCAAAGGCTTTTGTTGAGAATGGTTTCAAGATTGTTGCTACCAGTGGAACAGCTCATGTTCTTAACTTAGCTAAAATTCCAGCAGAGCCTGTGCTGAAGTTGCATGAAGGGAGGCCTCATGCTGGTGACATGATAGCCAATGGAGACATTCAGCTGATGGTGGTAACCAGTTCAGATGATGCACTTGATCGGATAGATGGTCTGGCCCTCAGAAGGATGGCTTTGGATTACAAGGTTCCTATTGTGACAACAGTTAATGGAGCTCTGGCGACTGCTGAAGCTATAAACAGCTTGAAGGCCAACTCTATCAAAATGATCGCTCTTCAGGACTTCATTGATGGTGAATTTAAAGAGTGA
- the LOC114375168 gene encoding tetraspanin-3-like: protein MRGSNHLIGLLNFLTFLLSVPILVCGIWLSTRANNTECLKFLQWPLIVIGISVMVTSLAGLVGACYRNSFLMSLYLVVMLFILLVLVGFIVFAYAVTAKGSGRETLNRAYLEYYLQDYDGWLKKRVESDGYWRKIRSCVRDSRVCGKIGRTVDGVPETADMFYLRKLSPIQSGCCKPQRECGYVYENETVWRPREGVVVGSNPDCTRWSNDQHLLCYDCDSCKAGVLATLKKSWRKVSVINIPVLVTLVVLYIIAYAAYKNNRRINNCEPCGQTRMTTLQPK, encoded by the exons ATGAGAGGTAGCAACCACTTGATCGGTTTGTTAAACTTCTTGACTTTTTTGCTGTCAGTTCCAATCCTTGTGTGTGGGATATGGCTGAGCACCAGAGCTAACAACACAGAATGCCTCAAGTTCCTTCAGTGGCCGTTAATCGTCATAGGAATCAGCGTCATGGTTACATCCTTAGCCGGTTTGGTCGGAGCCTGTTACCGGAACAGCTTCCTCATGAGCCTCTACCTCGTTGTCATGCTCTTCATACTCTTGGTCCTCGTTGGCTTCATCGTCTTTGCATATGCTGTCACAGCCAAGGGTTCCGGGAGGGAGACACTGAACCGCGCTTACTTGGAGTATTACCTGCAGGACTACGATGGTTGGTTGAAGAAACGCGTGGAAAGTGATGGCTATTGGAGAAAGATAAGGTCTTGTGTTAGGGACTCTAGGGTTTGTGGGAAGATTGGGAGAACCGTTGATGGGGTGCCTGAAACTGCTGATATGTTCTACCTCAGGAAGCTCTCTCCTATTCAG TCTGGATGCTGCAAGCCCCAGAGAGAGTGTGGGTATGTGTATGAGAACGAGACGGTGTGGAGGCCAAGAGAAGGAGTGGTGGTGGGAAGCAACCCAGACTGCACTAGGTGGAGCAATGACCAACACTTGCTTTGCTATGACTGTGACTCATGCAAGGCTGGTGTATTGGCTACTCTAAAGAAAAGTTGGAGGAAGGTTTCCGTCATTAATATTCCTGTCTTGGTAACCCTTGTGGTTCTTTACATCATTGCTTATGCTGCGTATAAGAACAACCGCAGGATAAATAACTGCGAACCATGTGGTCAAACAAGGATGACAACATTACAACCTAAGTAG
- the LOC114373388 gene encoding nodulin-20a — translation MEKMRVVLITLFLFIGAAVAEDAGIDAITPEEGKANNIIEAYESPRFQKFVTHCSSHVTQTCSGNDPLNNQEASRMNSPFGLSFCLFDSMEKCLADHKASLKDPQDNNNLASMSSLPGSIQNQPLLIETVKFRAVLKTCSHVSAQYCFTNPNVATSALADCLMPSLNQCVYPGSILLPFVPPPPPPPPPPPPPPPPPPPPPPPPPPPPPPPPLI, via the exons ATGGAGAAAATGAGAGTGGTATTAATTACTTTATTCCTGTTTATAGGTGCAGCAGTTGCAGAAGACGCTGGTATTGATGCCATTACTCCTGAAGAAGGCAAAGCCAATAATATTATTGAGGCGTATGAGTCACCTAGATTCCAAAAGTTTGTGACACATTGCAGCTCACATGTTACTCAAACATGCAGTGGAAATGATCCATTAAATAATCAGGAGGCCAGTAGAATGAATAGTCCATTTGGGTTGTCTTTTTGCCTTTTTGATTCTATGGAGAAGTGCTTGGCAGACCATAAAGCCTCACTTAAAGATCCCCAAGATAACAACAACCTAGCTTCAATGTCGTCTCTTCCTGGCTCAATCCAAAATCAGCCACTCCTCATTGAGACTGTAAAATTCAGAGCCGTCTTGAAAACCTGTTCCCATGTCAGTGCACAATATTGTTTCACTAATCCTAACGTTGCTACATCGGCTTTAGCGGATTGTCTCATGCCATCTCTCAATCAATGTGTTTATCCTG GTTCTATCTTATTACCATTTGTACCACCCCCGCCACCCCCACCACCACCCCCGCCGCCCCCTCCACCACCCCCGCCACCCCCACCACCACCCCCGCCGCCCCCGCCACCACCCCCGCCACTTATTTAG